The Acidaminococcus fermentans DSM 20731 sequence GCTGCTGATCAGCGACCATGTGCTGCCGGACCGGTGGTACCAGTGGCATCTCATGACCTGGACCATCAACATGGACAAGAAGATCCGGGGGCTGCCCTACGACAGGGAAAACTACGAAGAAGTCAAGGCCCTGATCCCCATGGACCTGAAGTGGAAGTACATCACCCTGTACCGGGACAACGACCGGTTCAACGAGGAACTGGTCCAGTTCGTCACCGAGGAGAACCTGACGGACCTGGTGATCGGCCAGGACGATGCCCATCCCTACGGACTGCCCAACTACAACCGGCTGAACGCAGGGGCCTATCCCCAGGCCTACGACCTGCACCCGCCCATCTACACCTCCCAGGGAGCCGACGAACTGGGGGCCCTGGCCGCCGCCCGGATCTACAGCCGGCGCACCGGCTACCGGCCCAGGATCCGGGTGCTGTACGGGGATCCGGCCATGAAGGACTATACACTCCATTTCGTGCCCCTGACTTTGGGCCAGATCGCCGAGGAAAAGATCCGGCTGGCCAACGGCACTGAAACCGGTTCCCTGGAGGATGCGGATTTCGTCCTGTACATCCACTGCGGCGGAGAAAAAGCGGAAGACAGCACCCGGATCGCCCGGGACATCAAAGAGTTGATGGAAAAGAAGCCCGTGGCCCTGGTGGACCTTTCCACCCGTTTTGCCGCCGGGGACTGCATCCTGCCCCATCTCATGGCCAACGGAACGCCGCTGCCCCGGCTGCTGGCCTATTCCGGCTGGAACACCGCTTCCAACGCCATCGGCACCGCCTTGGCCCAGGGGACCATCGTATCCGGCCAGGCCCAAAAACTGCCCAGGGACCAGCTGCCCGCTCTGTACAGCGCCAATTTCCAGTTCAACTACGCCCGGTTCCTGGACGACTGGGCCTACCAGAAGCTGATCCGTCCCCACATGGCCGAACTCCAGGACCTGAACGGGGTAGCCCCGGAAAAAGGCGGGGATTACCCCAACGCCGCCACCTGCTACCTGTCCCGGGAACTGGGAATCTACCACCAGGTACTGCTGTGGTACTGCCGCCAGTTCCCCTACTACAAGGACGGGGAGAACCGGTACTGGTTCCGGGATGCCCAGTTTGCCGTGAACCTGCCCTGGGAGCGGCCTTTTGAGATCCGCCTGAAAATTTTTCCGGAATTTGGCAAAGAACAGTTGACAAAAGGCCAATAACCCTCTATAATCTATTTGTGTTGTCGGGGCGTAGCGCAGTTTGGTAGCGCGCTTGGTTCGGGACTAAGAGGCCGCAGGTTCGAATCCTGTCGCCCCGACCAACTTGAAAAAGGACAGCCGTCACCTTCGGGTGGCGGCTTTTTTGGATTTTGTCGTTTGTCGTTGAGGAAGCCAGATGCCGGGCATCTGGCTTTGAACGTATTGGCCCCCTGGGCGGCCGGGCCTGCGCCCCCTACGGTACCCCAATAGATCATTAGATTTCCGCCGTTCACAGGGCCGTGTCTAACTTCTTACCATCCCCCCAAAATCCCATTCATGCCGGTAAAATGCCCGATAATGACCTTCTTTTTCCAGTTGGGAAGGATTTTTTCTGTTCCATTCAGAAGAAGTTGTTAAGGCCGGACTATAATTGACCTAAAGGGGGTCAAATTGAACCCGGGCTTGACAGGATCTTTTCATCACTGCCTTCCTGCCAGCCTTTCCGTGCGGCCAGTTCATGGATGACCCGGTTCCCCACTTTTGCTCAGTTCGTTCACCAGTTCCTGCTTTTCCTGGACTTTCCCCTTGTCAAAGATGGTCGCCAGTTTCTGGAGGCTGTTTTTCGTGTCCCGGTTCAGCTGTTTTACCGGCTGGACCTGTTTTTCTCTCTCCCGGA is a genomic window containing:
- a CDS encoding DUF4127 family protein → MKWKNVLLPAVTVFAAAGVLYHTLAPKGAVFSPGPVPAAENWALLPLDNRPPCRDFTEELGALGGIHFTAPPSEIMDWYDEPAHIPALKTWLAGTLPRQQGALLSTDLMIFGGLLHSRMEPLTDRKAGDFFTWLEELKDDNPDKQFYLYSIIPRLLISDHVLPDRWYQWHLMTWTINMDKKIRGLPYDRENYEEVKALIPMDLKWKYITLYRDNDRFNEELVQFVTEENLTDLVIGQDDAHPYGLPNYNRLNAGAYPQAYDLHPPIYTSQGADELGALAAARIYSRRTGYRPRIRVLYGDPAMKDYTLHFVPLTLGQIAEEKIRLANGTETGSLEDADFVLYIHCGGEKAEDSTRIARDIKELMEKKPVALVDLSTRFAAGDCILPHLMANGTPLPRLLAYSGWNTASNAIGTALAQGTIVSGQAQKLPRDQLPALYSANFQFNYARFLDDWAYQKLIRPHMAELQDLNGVAPEKGGDYPNAATCYLSRELGIYHQVLLWYCRQFPYYKDGENRYWFRDAQFAVNLPWERPFEIRLKIFPEFGKEQLTKGQ